In the Psychromicrobium lacuslunae genome, GTTCGTCGGCAAGGACGGTGTACTGACCGCTTTGAAGATCGCGGAAACCGAGTATGTTGATGGTAAGCGGCTGCCCAAGGCCGGTACCGAACGTGAAATTCCGGCCGATTTGGTCTTCCTCTCGCTGGGCTTCACCGGCCCGGAAACTGTGGCGCTGAGCGAACAACTCGACGCCGAGCTCGATGGCCGGGGCAATGTGGTTCGGGACGGCTATTACATGACCAGTACCGATGGCGTCTTCGTCGCCGGTGATGCGGGCCGCGGCCAGTCGCTCATTGTCTGGGCCATTGCCGAGGGCCGGGCGGCTGCGGCTGCGGTAGATAAATACCTCAGCGGGTCAACCATTTTGCCGGCCCCAGTGGCCCCGAGCGACGTCGCAATCGCGCCGCTATAACTAAAGATTCATCCAAGATTCATCGTAGGAAAGACGCAGCACACGCGAGCCCAAAAGGCTCAGACTAGGGTAGGTATATGAGACGCGCAAAAATCGTTGCAACATTTGGGCCGGCAATCTCCGGTTTTGAGCAGGCCCTGGCCGTGCTTGAAGCCGGTGTTGATGTGGCTCGAATGAACATGAGTCACGGGGATTACACCGTGCACAATGAAACCTACGAAAATGTTCGTAAAGCGGCGGCGCAGCTGGCCAAGCCAGTCGCGATCATGGCCGATCTGCAAGGGCCGAAGATTCGACTTGGGCGTTTTGTTGACGGCCCCTACGCACTGGCTCCCGGTGATGTTTTCACCATCACCACCGAAGATGTGCCCGGCACCAAAGAGATTTGCTCGACCACGCTGAAGAGCCTCACCGAAGATGTTAAAGTGGGGGACTCGCTGCTCATCGACGACGGCAAGGTCGCGTTGCGGGCCACTGCGGTGGACGACGTGAAAGTGGTCACCGAGGTCGTGGTGGGCGGTCTGGTCTCCAATAACAAGGGCATTAATCTGCCCGGTGTGGCAGTGAACGTGCCCGCTTTGAGCGAGAAGGACGAGGCTGATCTGCGCTGGGCACTGGGACGCGGCGTCGATCTGGTGGCGCTGTCCTTCGTGCGTGACGCAGCTGATATTGGTCGGGTGCACGAAATCATGGACGAAGAAGGCCGCCGAGTTCCGGTTATTGCGAAGATTGAGAAGCCGCAAGCCGTGCAAAACTTGCCCGAGATTATTGATTCGTTTGACGCCATCATGGTCGCCCGTGGCGATCTCGGCGTTGAATTGCCGCTCGAGGAGGTGCCGATTGTGCAGAAGCGTGCCATCGAATTGGCCCGCCGCTGGGCCAAACCGGTGATTGTGGCCACTCAGGTGCTGGAAT is a window encoding:
- the pyk gene encoding pyruvate kinase encodes the protein MRRAKIVATFGPAISGFEQALAVLEAGVDVARMNMSHGDYTVHNETYENVRKAAAQLAKPVAIMADLQGPKIRLGRFVDGPYALAPGDVFTITTEDVPGTKEICSTTLKSLTEDVKVGDSLLIDDGKVALRATAVDDVKVVTEVVVGGLVSNNKGINLPGVAVNVPALSEKDEADLRWALGRGVDLVALSFVRDAADIGRVHEIMDEEGRRVPVIAKIEKPQAVQNLPEIIDSFDAIMVARGDLGVELPLEEVPIVQKRAIELARRWAKPVIVATQVLESMIENPRPTRAEASDCANAVLDGADAVMLSGETSVGKYPIETVRTMARIIESTEEHGLERVPALGTDPKTRGGAITRAAVVIADQLNAKYVCAFTQSGDSARRLSRLRPIKPVVAFTPDERVWNQLSLTWGIQQIMVPMVQHTDEMTEQVDNTLLEKGLVELDDLVVIAAGSPPGQAGSTNSLKVHKVGDLADFSATGRSNREKVGPWPTKS